One genomic segment of Polyangiaceae bacterium includes these proteins:
- a CDS encoding FAD-dependent oxidoreductase, producing MSSAELPSHARVVVIGGGIIGCSVAYHLAHAGWKDVVVLERDRLTSGTTWHAAGLIVTFGSLSETSTELRKYSRDLYARLEAETGQSTGFRPTGFIEVAADADRLEEYRRVAAFNRYMGVDVHELSPKEVGELFPLAKTDDILAGFYVKEDGRGNPVDITMALAKGARMQGARILEGVPVLDVLSDGKRVRGVVTAQGEIQAEYVVNCTGMWARQLAARTGVHVPLQAAEHYYLITEKIPGMSADWPVLEDPASHAYYREEVGGLMIGLFEPVCAPWKVEGIPEDFSFGEIPPDWDRMTPYLEKAMSRVPVSLEAGVKKFFCGPESFTPDLSPIVGEAPELQNYFIAAGMNSIGIITGGGLGRLLAHWIMTGRPDADVSGIHADRLHSYQTNPEYLRQRTVESLGMVYQCHYPTRVLQTARGARRSPFHDRLAQAGAYFKETGGWEAADWYAPPGVEPTVTSFSWGRQQWFPHWEAEHRAAREGVILMDMSFMSKYLVQGRDAGKVLDFVSANRVDGATGRITYTQWLNEDGKIEADLTVTKLGPERYWVVASDTVRRHVLTWLERHIPQDAHAFVTDVTGGYGQLNVQGPRSRELLQSVTTADLSNEAFPFRAAREIDIGFARALCVRITYLGELGYELYIPAEQSTHVYDRIVEAGARFGLRHAGLKALGSLRMEKGYRDWGHDIDNTDGVLEAGLGFAVSLKKPAGFIGREAVLAEKAAPSKRQLCQIFVKDPEPMLYHAEVVFRDDRAVGYVRAASYGHTLGGAVGLCMISADQIVDDEYLRTGKWEVDIAGRRYPALASRQPLYDPSMARIKA from the coding sequence ATGTCCAGCGCCGAACTTCCCTCCCACGCGCGCGTCGTCGTCATTGGCGGCGGCATCATCGGTTGCTCCGTGGCCTATCACCTGGCGCACGCAGGCTGGAAGGACGTGGTAGTGCTCGAGCGCGATCGCCTGACCAGCGGGACGACTTGGCACGCCGCGGGGCTCATCGTCACCTTTGGCTCCCTGAGCGAGACCAGCACCGAACTGCGCAAGTACTCACGCGATCTCTACGCGCGCTTGGAAGCGGAGACGGGTCAGTCGACAGGCTTCCGCCCGACCGGGTTCATCGAGGTGGCCGCCGACGCGGATCGCTTGGAGGAGTACCGCCGCGTTGCAGCCTTCAATCGCTACATGGGCGTGGACGTCCACGAGCTCTCGCCGAAGGAAGTGGGCGAGCTGTTCCCCCTCGCGAAGACCGACGACATTCTCGCAGGCTTCTACGTGAAGGAGGACGGCCGCGGCAATCCCGTGGACATCACCATGGCGCTGGCCAAAGGCGCGCGCATGCAGGGCGCACGCATCCTCGAGGGAGTGCCGGTGCTGGACGTGCTCAGCGACGGCAAGCGCGTGCGCGGCGTGGTGACCGCGCAGGGGGAGATTCAGGCGGAATACGTCGTCAACTGCACGGGGATGTGGGCGCGGCAACTGGCGGCGCGCACCGGCGTCCACGTGCCGCTGCAGGCAGCGGAACACTACTACCTGATCACCGAGAAGATCCCGGGCATGAGCGCGGACTGGCCGGTGCTCGAAGACCCCGCGTCCCACGCCTACTATCGCGAAGAAGTGGGCGGGCTGATGATTGGCCTCTTCGAGCCGGTGTGCGCGCCTTGGAAGGTGGAGGGCATTCCCGAGGACTTCTCCTTCGGCGAGATCCCACCGGACTGGGATCGCATGACTCCCTACTTGGAGAAAGCGATGAGCCGCGTGCCCGTGTCGCTGGAAGCGGGCGTGAAGAAGTTCTTCTGCGGCCCCGAGAGCTTCACTCCAGATCTGTCACCCATCGTCGGCGAAGCCCCCGAGCTGCAGAACTACTTCATCGCGGCCGGCATGAACTCGATTGGCATCATCACCGGCGGGGGGCTGGGCCGTCTGCTCGCGCACTGGATCATGACGGGGCGCCCGGATGCGGACGTCAGCGGCATCCACGCCGACCGGCTCCATTCCTACCAGACCAATCCCGAGTATTTGCGCCAGCGCACGGTGGAATCCCTCGGCATGGTGTACCAGTGCCACTACCCCACCCGCGTGCTGCAGACTGCGCGCGGTGCGCGGCGCTCTCCCTTTCACGATCGCTTGGCGCAGGCTGGCGCCTACTTCAAGGAAACCGGCGGCTGGGAAGCGGCGGATTGGTACGCACCGCCGGGCGTGGAGCCGACGGTGACCAGCTTTTCGTGGGGCCGCCAGCAGTGGTTTCCTCACTGGGAAGCGGAACACCGCGCGGCGCGGGAAGGCGTGATCCTGATGGACATGTCCTTCATGAGCAAATACCTGGTGCAAGGTCGCGACGCCGGCAAAGTGCTCGACTTCGTCTCTGCCAACCGCGTGGACGGCGCCACGGGGCGCATCACCTATACCCAGTGGCTCAACGAGGACGGCAAGATCGAAGCGGATCTGACCGTGACGAAGCTCGGCCCGGAGCGCTACTGGGTCGTGGCCTCGGACACCGTGCGACGACACGTGCTCACCTGGCTCGAGCGGCACATTCCCCAAGACGCGCACGCCTTCGTGACGGACGTGACCGGCGGCTATGGGCAACTGAACGTGCAGGGGCCGCGCTCGCGCGAACTGCTGCAGAGCGTGACGACGGCGGACCTGAGCAACGAGGCCTTCCCGTTTCGTGCTGCGCGTGAGATCGACATCGGCTTCGCGCGCGCTCTCTGCGTGCGCATCACCTACTTGGGCGAACTCGGCTATGAGCTCTACATTCCCGCAGAGCAGTCGACCCACGTCTACGATCGCATCGTGGAGGCCGGCGCGCGCTTCGGTCTGCGTCACGCCGGGCTCAAAGCCTTGGGCAGCCTGCGGATGGAGAAGGGCTATCGCGACTGGGGCCACGACATCGACAACACCGATGGCGTGCTGGAAGCGGGCCTCGGCTTCGCAGTCAGCTTGAAGAAGCCCGCGGGCTTCATCGGCCGAGAGGCAGTATTGGCGGAAAAGGCTGCGCCCTCGAAGCGGCAGCTATGCCAGATCTTCGTGAAAGACCCCGAGCCCATGCTGTACCACGCCGAAGTCGTCTTCCGAGACGACCGCGCGGTGGGCTACGTGCGAGCCGCGTCCTACGGCCACACCCTGGGCGGCGCCGTGGGGCTGTGCATGATCAGCGCGGACCAGATCGTCGATGACGAATACTTGCGCACGGGCAAGTGGGAGGTGGACATCGCCGGACGGCGCTATCCGGCGCTGGCATCGCGACAGCCGCTGTACGACCCGTCGATGGCGCGCATCAAGGCCTGA